CGCCAATATTTGGGTGGAGATTGCAAGAAATACTCCCGCACTTTTTTTAATATATATGGCCTATTTTGGCTTAGGTGCCTACGGTATCCACCTTAGCCCCTATGTTGCTGTTTTTTCTGCATTAGTTTTTATCAATGCGGGATATTTAGCGGAAACATTTCGCGGTGGTTTTCTCTCAATTCCAACGACGCAGTATAGCGCTGCTAAATCTTTAGGTATGAACAATATACAAGTCTATCGCTATGTTATTTTGCCACAAATGTTTAGGAGAATATATCACCCGATGACCAATCAGTTTGTTTGGTCAATATTAATGAGCTCTCTTGGCATATTGGTTGGTATGGATGAGCTTTCAGGTGAAACACAACGGTTACAGTCAACCTCTTTTCGAACATTAGAATTTTTTATAGTCGCTGCGGTTATCTATTTTGTGATCACCAAAATCGTGCTTATTTCGTCTGGCTTAATTGCCAATAAAATGTTTAAAGGGGAGATTTCATAATGAATTTATTTACTCCCCTATCATGGAATGATGCTGGATTTATATTAACAGGTATATTAAACACCGTTTATATATCCGTTGTGGCAATCATTGTGGGTAGTTTGTTGGGCTTGCTGGTTGGTTTTGTACGAGCTGAATCTAATAAAGCGGTAAATGTATTGTTGGGTGCATTTTTAGATATTCTGCGATCAGTTCCCCTGATTATTCAACTTATCCTATTCAGTACTTTTATTGGTGCGATGGGTTATCCACTCGACCCCTTTGAAGCGGGGGCGATTATATTATCTCTTTATACTATGGCATTTATGAGCGAAGTGTTTAGGAGTGGTTTTGAGAGTGTTTCTCCTGCCATGATAAATGCTGCTAGATCATTAGGAATGAATTATTTACAGGCCGTTCGCCACGTTAGAATTCCCATTGGAATGAGAGCGGTCTTTCCCTCTTGGTTGGGGGTCGCACTGAGTGTGATAAAAGACTCTGCACTTGTTTCTGTGATTGGTTATATGGAGCTTTTAAGAACAGCCGAACAGCTAATATCAAGAACACAACAACCGCTAATGATACTAATAGGTGTGGGGGTGTTTTATTTTGTTATTTCTTACCCCTTATCGCGTTATGGAAAATATGTAGAAAGGAAAATGGAAATATGATTGAAATTAAAGGAGTTCATAAATCTTTTGGTGATTTGGAAGTGTTAAAAGGTATTGACTTAAATGTAAATCGCGGTGAGGTTGTGAGTATCATTGGTGCCAGTGGGAGTGGTAAGTCGACACTATTGTATTGCATTAATGCCATCGAAAAAATTAATAGTGGCAAGATCATTGTTGATGGTGTCGATGTCCATGATAAAAATACTGATATCAATAAATTAAGACAAAATTTAGGGATGGTTTTCCAACAGTGGAACTCTTTTCCTCATTTAACCGTGTTGGAAAATGCCGCCCTAGCTCCACAGATAGTTAAAGGTTTTAGTAAAGAAAAGGCACAGGAAATTGCGCGAAAAGAACTTATTCACGTAGGCCTTGGTGACAAACTTAATGAGTATCCGACTAAAATGTCTGGTGGTCAGCAACAACGGCTTGCTATTGCTAGAGCATTGGCGATGGAGCCCCCTTATATGTTATTTGATGAAGTGACTTCAGCACTCGATCCGGAGCTGGTGGGGGAAGTGTTAGATACATTAAGATTATTACGTGATGATGGTATGACCATGATTTGTGTGACCCATGAGATTGCATTTGCAAAAGAGGTTTCTGATAAAGTGGCCTTCTTCCATAAAGGGTTAATTGAAGAGATAGGAACGCCACAACAAGTATTAGATAATCCACAGCAAGAGAGAACCCAGCAATTTTTAAGTAAAGTGCTTTAATATCTGTTGAAATCAAACTATTAAGTAAGTGATTTTATTATTTTCAAATCACTTACTTATTACCCTAATTAAGCGATTATTCCTGCGTAAAATTTAGACTTCATACTTAACTAAAGTGTATTAAACATACTTTTACGATTCCTAAAATGAACTAACAATGCATCTTAACTAGCATGGGTATCGTGAATATTTAGTGGTACAATCCCCGATAATTATGGCACTCGATTCTTTTACTGTTTTATCTTGTTGCTTATAAATCAAATTATTAAGGCATATGCTGTTATGAATGCAATAGAACTTCAAAATATAACAAAAACTTATAAGGGTGGAGTCACCGCGTTAAAAGGTATTTCCTTAGCGGTTGCTGAGGGCGACTTTTATGCACTGCTTGGACCCAATGGAGCGGGGAAATCTACAACCATAGGTATCATCTCTTCCTTGGTCAATAAAAGTTCCGGCAATGTTAAGGTTTTCGGTTATTCTTTAGATACAGAATTAGAGCTTGCGAAAAGCCAAATTGGTTTAGTCCCTCAAGAGTTTAATTTTAATCAATTTGAGCCGCCAATACAGATTCTCGTTAACCAGGCTGGGTATTATGGCATTACCCGTAAATTAGCCCTGCTGCGTGCCGAGCGCTATCTAAAGCAGCTGGATCTTTGGCATAAACGTAATGAACCCTCTCGTGAATTATCTGGTGGGATGAAACGTCGTTTAATGATTGCCCGTGCTTTGATGCATGAACCTCGATTACTTATTTTAGATGAACCAACGGCGGGCGTTGATATCGAAGTTCGACGTTCAATGTGGGAATTTTTAAAAGAGATCAATCGCCAAGGTGTCACGATTGTTTTAACAACGCATTACCTTGAAGAAGCAGAAATGTTATGCCGCAATATTGGCATTATTAATAAAGGGCGTTTAATTGAAAATACCAGCATGAAATCGTTGCTCGCTCGTTTGGACAGTGAAATTTTTATTTTGGACATTGATAAAACTACCACTGTTCCATATAGCGATAACTGCAAGATAACGCAAATAGATGCGCAAACCCTTGAAGTTGAAATTAGTAAGAACGAGTCGCTGAATGCTTTATTTGCCGATCTCACTAAACAAGGGGTCAATGTGAAAAGCCTACGTAATAAGGCTAATCGCTTAGAAGAGTTATTTATTGGTTTGGTAGAAAAGGGTAACGCGCATGATTAACAGTAGTTATATAATCGCCTTAAAAAGTATTTGGCGTAAAGAGATCAATCGTTTTTTGCGCATCTGGGTGCAGACCTAGTTCCCCCCGTTATCACCATGAGTTTATATTTTGTCATTTTTGGTAATTTAATCGGCTCTCGGATAGGTGACATGGACGGTTTTAGCTATATGTCCTTTATTGTACCTGGGTTGATCATGATGTCTGTTATTACCAATTCCTATTCGAATGTCGCTTCATCATTTTTTAGTGCTAAGTTTCAGCGCAATGTAGAAGAACTTTTGGTTGCCCCCGTGCCGAATTACGTCATTATTTGGGGGTATGTGGGTGGTGGTGTAATTCGTGGATTAATGGTTGGTTTTTTAGTTACCTGTATCTCAATGTTTTTTGTTAAGTTACATATTTATAACATTGTCGTTTTAATATTGAGTGTACTCTGTACCTCGATTTTATTTTCCATTGGTGGGCTATTAAATGCGATTTTTGCACGCTCCTTTGATGATATAAGTATTATTCCTACCTTTGTATTAACGCCATTAACCTACCTAGGAGGCGTGTTTTACTCGATCACATTATTGCCTGACTTTTGGCAGGGAGTCTCACACTTTAACCCCGTATTTTATATGATCAATGCGTTCCGTTATGGCTTTTTAGGTATATCCGATGTGTCACTCGTTTGGTCATTTTCTGTAATAGCGGTATTTACAGCGGGGCTTTATGGCCTAGTCTCTTTGTTGCTAAAAAATGGTGTGGGGATTCGTTCATGAGTGAATTAGGTAATTCCAGAGTCATAATCTCTAATCAGCAAGGCTTGCATGAACAACTCGATGAGGTGGTCTTAAAACACCTCAAACATACTTTTCGTAAGCCCTATCAGCAACATACACTGGATGCTTTTAAAGCATGTGAAAAGTGGGTCGAGCAACAGGGTAAAAATATTATTTTTGACTCCTGTTGTGGTGTCGGTGAAAGTACTTATCACCTTGCTAAAAAACACCCCGAAGCGATAATTTTAGGGTTAGATAAATCTGCCGATAGGCTTAGTAAACACCCACAACAAATCAGCGATAACTACCGTTTACTGCAGGTTAATTTGAATGATTTCTGGCGTTTAGCGGTAGAGGCAAATTGGCATCTATCGCACCATTACTTACTCTATCCGAACCCTTGGCCTAAGGCGAAACACCTACAACGTCGATGGCACGGTAGTGCTGTTTTTCCCGCTATTATAAAGCTAGGGGGAGAGTTGGAGCTGCGTAGTAATTGGTTTACTTACATTCATGAATTTAGTCATGCATTGCAACTTGCAGGCCATTCCAGTGTCGTTGAAGCGTTTCATAGTGATGCTGCGATCACTCCCTTTGAACGTAAATATTGGGCAAGTGGGCAAAAATCATTACGGTTAATGAGCTCATTAGACTAATTATTTTTTATTTTTTGCAATTAATTCCCGAGTGATAAGGTCTATATTTTTATAGTTATCTAACTAGGGGATTAACCATGCTTATTAGACTTCGTAAAAAATCTGACCTTAAAGAGTCGCAATTAACCTCTGAGGATACCTATTTAAATCGCCGCCAAATAATAAAATCACTCGGCTTATCGGCATTAATGTTACCACTAGCAAAACCGTTACACGCCGGCTTACTGGATATTTTTTCTGATAGTGACTCTGCGCAGAGCGATTTACAGTTTAAGCGCCGCAAATTAAATTATATAAAAAATAGCCACTATGATTCACTCTCCCCGTTAACGCCGGAAAATAAAATATTACAGTATAATAATTTTTACGAGTTTGGCACGGGGAAGGGCGATCCCTTTGAACATGCTCAACAGTTTAAAGTGGATCCTTGGTCACTAACGATTGATGGCTTGGTTGATAAGCCTATTACCCTCAATTATGAAGATTTATTAAAACGTTTCACCATTGAAGAACGTTTATATCGGATGCGCTGTGTTGAAGCGTGGTCAATGAATATCCCTTGGTTAGGCTTTACACTTGCATCATTATTGAAATCAGTAGGGCCAAAATTAAATGCTAAGTTTGTTCGTTTCGAAACCTTGCATGATCCAAAGCAGATGAGAGGACAAGCTTCACGCTATGTTGGTGGGGGGATTGATTATCCTTACGTCGAAGGTTTGCGTCTGGACGAAGCGATGAATCCGTTAACCCTGTTATCGGTTGGTCTCTATGGGCAAACGTTAGCACCGCAAAATGGTGCACCTATCCGCTTGGTAGTCCCTTGGAAGTATGGTTTTAAAAGTATCAAATCCATTGTCAAAATCACGCTTACCGATACAGCACCTATCAACACATGGCAAAAAATCGCATCAAATGAGTATGGTTTTTATGCTAATGTCAATCCAGCTGTCGATCACCCTCGCTGGAGTCAAGCAAGTGAACGTTTCCTTGGTGAGGGGAATTTATTTTCGCAAACTCGGCAAAAAACGTTGCTGTTTAATGGCTACCAAGAAGAGGTAGCGAGTTTGTACGCGAATTTAAATTTGCAAAAAAATTATTAAGGTTATCTATTTTGACAATTAATCACAAAGAGATAATGAGCATTAAAATATTGATTCACCTTGCTGCACTGTTTGTCTTACTCTATTTAGCGCTGCTCATCGAACAGGGATCGTTGGGGGCTGATCCCGTTAAAGAGTTAATTCATTTTGTCGGTAAAACAGCCATGAATTTTCTACTGATCACTTTGGCAATAACTCCACTTGCCAAGCGATTTAAGCAACCTCTATTAATACAATTACGCCGTGTACTTGGATTATATAGCTTTGCTTGGGCATGTGTGCATCTACTCGCGTTTGTCTATTTAGAATTAAATTGGCAACTAGCACTTTTTGTCGATGAGGTTATTAAGCGTCCTTACATGACAGTGGGGGCGTTGGCATGGATTATTTTACTGCTTTTAAGTATTACCTCCGTCACCTTTATCCGTAAAAAAATGAAACGGGCGTGGCTAACACTGCATCGCTTTGTTTATTGGGCGGCGTTATTGGTGGTTATTCATTATTACTGGTCAGTAAAATCAGGACTAATTGAACCAGCGATTTATATCGCGATCTGTCTGTTTTTACTCGCACAACGCAAGGAATATTTTAAAAAATTACTACATATTTAACACTCTGATACCCGAGCAAGGTGCAATTTGAGATAATTATTGTTCACTTTTAGAGTGTTACAACGCAGAGCTGGTTTGTGAACTGGCAATCATTCATTTTTTTACTTTACATTCTTTAGCGATATTTGTTCTATTCACTGTGTATAACAAGAATTATTTTACGTAATAAAAGAACATGTAAGCGCTTTATAATTTGTTTCTGTGCGTTGTGTTGCCTTGTTTCGTAATTAATTTTCAAAAAAGCTTGAGTAAAAGTGTGATCTAGGTTACATTTGTCCTGTCCACTGAGGACGTTAACTAAAAATGATAAAAGGAAATTATTATGGATATTTTGTTTTTTTATGCAGGTCGCAATTTTTCAATATTTAACAGTGCGGAAGCCAACAGACGTGATTTTGATCCGACTTACTTTAGAAAATAATGAAAATTATTCCGGTTAGAGAAAACCGACCTTCAATAATAAATACAGAAGCGGGAGTCGTTCTTCCGCTTTTTTATGAGTCACTAAAGTAATTTAGTCTTACTTTAGGTTAGTTTCTTAGTTCTTCAACATTTCAAATGCTTCAATAAATTACCTCTTTCACTTTCATTCACCAAAAAATCAATTACGATATTGCCTCTCTTTTTGCAGGTCTGCAATTTATACCAATTCCGATAAATAGCTGATTATTTTACTGGTTAAAACAACTTACTGCTGCGTTGTAATTTTCGCAAAGGGAATAACCATTTACGTCAAATTACGCCTTGAATTAAGCTGTTTTTCCTACGCGAAATTTAAATCACATACTTACCGGAGTTGGTATTAGTTGCTGCTAATATGAATATTTTTATGGTATTCGGTCTTGCTAAAATAAATGCTAAGCGTCAGGTATAGAGCTACAAAAAAAGGGGGCTGTATTTTCATACAACATCCCCTTTGTGTTATTCAGTGTAGTGGTAAGGTAATTAAAATTACCCCATTTTTACACTTTAAACTTCATTCTGAAAAATAGAAGCGTTAACAGTAGTAATAAGTATTCCGTGGCACCACCAGCACTATTTTCAGTCGCTGTCTCTGCATTGTTTGCCAATGAACTTGCAGAACCTGCTTCGTCAGCAAGTGAATAATCAGCGTCATTAAAGTCTGTTATTTTGTTTGCGTAGCCAAATACTTCTACCTCCGCTAAGCTAAGGTAATTTTGGCCATTTAACTGCACGCGTACCGTATAGACATCATCGGAATAGATATTGATCTCTGTCTTGGTAATCGCCATACCTGGATGCTCCTCAGAGGCGAGTACATTACCGTCAATATCCAGTAAGTCCACGTGGAAGTTACTCAATCGATTGCTGCAACAGTCGGTGCGGTTCCAAAGGACGACTCTATTGACCTGATGCGCGCCACCCAAATCAACTTTCCACCAAGCTTGATGGTCATTAAGAGTATGCGTTAAAGAGGCCGAAGACCAGTTTCCGTCTGTATTACCATCCACTGCGCGTGATGCCGTAATATTCGAGTAATTCGACGATTGACTGGTACTCTTATGTAAAGCAATATTGGACTCGGTTTGGTCATAGCCACCACCCGGGTTGTTTTCACTCACGGTGCCATCGCCAACAAATACTTGTACTTCTGCTAAGATTAGCGCTCCTGTTCCATTTAACTGTACGCGGACTGCGTAGACTCCTGAGGCAGATAAATCAAATTCTGTTTTGACCCCCGCTGTCCCAGAGTGCTGTCTTGTTACAATTACATTGCCTTTGACATCCAATAAGTCGACGTGAAAATCAGTTAATTGGTCTGGATCAACATCGGTATTGTTCCAAATCACCACTTTATTAACCGTACTTGCACCATCTAGTGTAACTTTCCACCAAGCGTTAGCTTCACTATTGGTATGTCCCAGTGATACATAGCCCCATCTTCCGTCTGTATTACCGTCCACTACATACGATGATAGTGCATCGGCATAGGTCGATGATTGGCTGGTGTTTCTATACAAGGCTATATTGTCATCGGAGTCGGTTGGGTCATACCCCTCTTCGTAGCCAATGCCATTAATTAAGTCAGTTCCAATGACTTCTACTTCTGCTAAGCATAGGTAACCTTGTCTGTTTTTCTGCACACGTACCGCATGGACACCAATGCCTGATACGTCGATATCAGTCTTGCTACCCGCTGTGCCAGGATAATGTTTTGTTGCGATAACGTTATTATCAACATCGAGTAAATCGACGTTAAAGTCTGTTAAAAATTGCAGATAAGCTTCTTCAGTGCTATTCCAAAGCGTCACTTTATTAACCTTGCGCGCACCGCCAAGTTCAACTTTCCACCATGCATTCATATCGTTGCCTGTACGAGTAGTAGAGTAATCTCCCCAAATTCCACTGGTATTGCCATCTACAGCACGATCAGAAATTGCGCTAACACCATAAGTCGACGATTGGCTAGTCTCTCTACCTAAGGCAAGGTTGCTTGGTACCGTTGTGGACAAAATGTTTTCAGGTTGTTCGCTTTCGATAAAAGACATTTTATCAAGATTCGGACCACCGTTGCCTCCAGCAACCACTCTAATGGTATTATAGCCACTGACTAATGGAACGACGATTGACTCAGTATTCCAGGTCGACCAATTTGCCGTTCTCGCAAAATTCAGTGTACCGATAGTATTGCCATTGTGGATCACTTTACTTGGACGCCTACTGCTACCCGCTGCGTAGCGGAAGTCGAGTTGATAATCACCTGAATTGGAGACGTAAATATTATTCCATTCAAGATAACTTTCATTGCCGCCATAATCCATGAAGGCGGTGCCAGTATAACCAAATGCCCCCGTTCCTGAAGAGACGTTCCACCTACTCGTATAATCTTCTGCCTGATATTCCTGCGTATTAATACTATCATCACCGCCGTCGAATTGAGCTGCAAGGGCAACATCGTTTGCGGGCATTATTAATGTAGTGCTCTCTGAGAGTAAACTATCAATAGTAGGAGTACCTGATTTTACTAGCCATTCGACAAAATATTGGTCATAAGCCGGATTGGCATCAATGGCCACAGGTGTACCTGACGGATAATTACCACTGCCACTTCCCCCAATTACTTTCAGCGTGTAAAGCGGTTTGTTCTTGTACGTTGAGCTTAAGGTCACTGCATGTGCAGGCATTGTTAACGTAGTAATTTCGTCGGTTCTACTGGTGATAAGAGGATCACCCGACAATACAAACCATCGATCAAAAACCTTACCGTAAGGCGACTGGTTGGCCTGAATGGTTACTACATCACCCACTTTGTAATCGCCATTGAGACCGCCATTCTGTACTGTCAGTCTATAAGTCGGTTCTGATATTGGCTTATAGGTTGCAGTGATAGTGACAGGCAATGACTGCATCATTAAGTAACTGGTTGAAGCAGTGAGATCTAGATTCCAAGGATCCCCCGCATTCACAACCCATTTATCAAAGATTTTACCGGCAGGGGC
This window of the Psychromonas sp. MME1 genome carries:
- a CDS encoding amino acid ABC transporter permease; the encoded protein is MDNYEFHWNVVFDAFPQLLTGAFTTLHVSVLSMLVGIAIAVLLALGKMSTSKVFYHAANIWVEIARNTPALFLIYMAYFGLGAYGIHLSPYVAVFSALVFINAGYLAETFRGGFLSIPTTQYSAAKSLGMNNIQVYRYVILPQMFRRIYHPMTNQFVWSILMSSLGILVGMDELSGETQRLQSTSFRTLEFFIVAAVIYFVITKIVLISSGLIANKMFKGEIS
- a CDS encoding amino acid ABC transporter permease; its protein translation is MNLFTPLSWNDAGFILTGILNTVYISVVAIIVGSLLGLLVGFVRAESNKAVNVLLGAFLDILRSVPLIIQLILFSTFIGAMGYPLDPFEAGAIILSLYTMAFMSEVFRSGFESVSPAMINAARSLGMNYLQAVRHVRIPIGMRAVFPSWLGVALSVIKDSALVSVIGYMELLRTAEQLISRTQQPLMILIGVGVFYFVISYPLSRYGKYVERKMEI
- a CDS encoding amino acid ABC transporter ATP-binding protein codes for the protein MIEIKGVHKSFGDLEVLKGIDLNVNRGEVVSIIGASGSGKSTLLYCINAIEKINSGKIIVDGVDVHDKNTDINKLRQNLGMVFQQWNSFPHLTVLENAALAPQIVKGFSKEKAQEIARKELIHVGLGDKLNEYPTKMSGGQQQRLAIARALAMEPPYMLFDEVTSALDPELVGEVLDTLRLLRDDGMTMICVTHEIAFAKEVSDKVAFFHKGLIEEIGTPQQVLDNPQQERTQQFLSKVL
- a CDS encoding ABC transporter ATP-binding protein translates to MNAIELQNITKTYKGGVTALKGISLAVAEGDFYALLGPNGAGKSTTIGIISSLVNKSSGNVKVFGYSLDTELELAKSQIGLVPQEFNFNQFEPPIQILVNQAGYYGITRKLALLRAERYLKQLDLWHKRNEPSRELSGGMKRRLMIARALMHEPRLLILDEPTAGVDIEVRRSMWEFLKEINRQGVTIVLTTHYLEEAEMLCRNIGIINKGRLIENTSMKSLLARLDSEIFILDIDKTTTVPYSDNCKITQIDAQTLEVEISKNESLNALFADLTKQGVNVKSLRNKANRLEELFIGLVEKGNAHD
- a CDS encoding SAM-dependent methyltransferase: MSELGNSRVIISNQQGLHEQLDEVVLKHLKHTFRKPYQQHTLDAFKACEKWVEQQGKNIIFDSCCGVGESTYHLAKKHPEAIILGLDKSADRLSKHPQQISDNYRLLQVNLNDFWRLAVEANWHLSHHYLLYPNPWPKAKHLQRRWHGSAVFPAIIKLGGELELRSNWFTYIHEFSHALQLAGHSSVVEAFHSDAAITPFERKYWASGQKSLRLMSSLD
- the msrP gene encoding protein-methionine-sulfoxide reductase catalytic subunit MsrP, translating into MLIRLRKKSDLKESQLTSEDTYLNRRQIIKSLGLSALMLPLAKPLHAGLLDIFSDSDSAQSDLQFKRRKLNYIKNSHYDSLSPLTPENKILQYNNFYEFGTGKGDPFEHAQQFKVDPWSLTIDGLVDKPITLNYEDLLKRFTIEERLYRMRCVEAWSMNIPWLGFTLASLLKSVGPKLNAKFVRFETLHDPKQMRGQASRYVGGGIDYPYVEGLRLDEAMNPLTLLSVGLYGQTLAPQNGAPIRLVVPWKYGFKSIKSIVKITLTDTAPINTWQKIASNEYGFYANVNPAVDHPRWSQASERFLGEGNLFSQTRQKTLLFNGYQEEVASLYANLNLQKNY
- the msrQ gene encoding protein-methionine-sulfoxide reductase heme-binding subunit MsrQ, with amino-acid sequence MTINHKEIMSIKILIHLAALFVLLYLALLIEQGSLGADPVKELIHFVGKTAMNFLLITLAITPLAKRFKQPLLIQLRRVLGLYSFAWACVHLLAFVYLELNWQLALFVDEVIKRPYMTVGALAWIILLLLSITSVTFIRKKMKRAWLTLHRFVYWAALLVVIHYYWSVKSGLIEPAIYIAICLFLLAQRKEYFKKLLHI
- a CDS encoding trypsin-like serine protease, whose product is MILFTFLFSLFTTNAGATGSDLMPIEDKQMLAKIVGGQQASPGEFPFMVSLQNGGYHLCGGSVVSRYYILTAAHCVAYLDSAVMGLYNKNDTNGTQRLTIVEKIPHPNYATDSSYDIALVKTNLPIDSIYPSVSFGSANTGSMATVTGWGAIYHGGPASDILLKVDVPIASSSVCNATENMLCAGYAAGGKDSCQGDSGGPLFTGNGTQIGIVSHGNGCADPGQYGYYTRVSTFTSWINQYTGSAQPINYTLTVNGGSGSNSYAVGTNVTINANAAPAGQVFDHWVVTNGNPQIANNSGSTTTLTMPATSVTVTATYKEVGSSNYYLTVNNGSGSASYAAGTNVTINANTAPAGQAFDHWVVTNGNPQIANSSGSTTTLTMPATSVTITATYKEVGSSNYYLTVNSGSGSASYTVGESVLITAHMAPYGQEFDRWVVNSGNTQITNINQFSTFITMPASAVEVTAMYKALKNLTLKVNNGSGSGTYLSGTTLTVTANTAPAGKIFDKWVVNAGDPWNLDLTASTSYLMMQSLPVTITATYKPISEPTYRLTVQNGGLNGDYKVGDVVTIQANQSPYGKVFDRWFVLSGDPLITSRTDEITTLTMPAHAVTLSSTYKNKPLYTLKVIGGSGSGNYPSGTPVAIDANPAYDQYFVEWLVKSGTPTIDSLLSESTTLIMPANDVALAAQFDGGDDSINTQEYQAEDYTSRWNVSSGTGAFGYTGTAFMDYGGNESYLEWNNIYVSNSGDYQLDFRYAAGSSRRPSKVIHNGNTIGTLNFARTANWSTWNTESIVVPLVSGYNTIRVVAGGNGGPNLDKMSFIESEQPENILSTTVPSNLALGRETSQSSTYGVSAISDRAVDGNTSGIWGDYSTTRTGNDMNAWWKVELGGARKVNKVTLWNSTEEAYLQFLTDFNVDLLDVDNNVIATKHYPGTAGSKTDIDVSGIGVHAVRVQKNRQGYLCLAEVEVIGTDLINGIGYEEGYDPTDSDDNIALYRNTSQSSTYADALSSYVVDGNTDGRWGYVSLGHTNSEANAWWKVTLDGASTVNKVVIWNNTDVDPDQLTDFHVDLLDVKGNVIVTRQHSGTAGVKTEFDLSASGVYAVRVQLNGTGALILAEVQVFVGDGTVSENNPGGGYDQTESNIALHKSTSQSSNYSNITASRAVDGNTDGNWSSASLTHTLNDHQAWWKVDLGGAHQVNRVVLWNRTDCCSNRLSNFHVDLLDIDGNVLASEEHPGMAITKTEINIYSDDVYTVRVQLNGQNYLSLAEVEVFGYANKITDFNDADYSLADEAGSASSLANNAETATENSAGGATEYLLLLLTLLFFRMKFKV